TAATCGGGTAGATCGAAATTAGTTCGCTCATTCGGTAAGCTACCGAGGCGACTGCTTCGTTAGCGTCTCGCGTTATGCGAGGTGATTTTGGTGCGGGAGTTGCGATCATTGTATGAAGTAGTGGAATATTGGTGACTTGTCGGCCCGAAGGCCGACAGGGTAGGGACTAGGCGGTTTTGCCGAAAACTCCGGCGAGCGTTTTCCAGAAACGCTTAGACCAACCGATGTAGGTAACCATGAACTCGGATCCGAGGTCGGTACGCTCGAGCAGTTTAGTGGCTCCGAGTTCAGAGAGCTTGGCGTCGACTTGCTTTCCGCATTCGCAGAAGAGCGGGTACTCGGTATCGCCCAAGGCAAGTACAGTATAGTGGAGATTGGTTAGCGCTTCCTCGCGTGCCATCAGCTTGTTGAAGGACTCGACGCACTTTGGTGGAGGAGCTCCGTCATCCCAGGTGGAGATGATGATCAGGAGAGGATTGTCGATAGAGGCGAGTTGATCGACGTCGTAGTCGGCGAAATCGAGTACTTCGATCTCGACTCCATTCTTTTCTGCTTTCTTCGCTACCTTTGCGGCGACGCCTTTGCAATTTCCAGTTTCGGTTCCGTAGATGACTGTGAGTTTCATTTGATTCGCGAGGTTAGATCTAATCTTAGAGTGATGTTTTGCCCGCTAGGCTTGCGGGAGTAAGGGATTGGCTGTGATACGGCCGTAGTTGGAAAATTAGGACGTTTGAAGGTCGAGGAGCTGGGCGAATTCTTCGGTGGTAAGTCCACGCCCTTGGCTTTCCGCGACTTGGCGG
This DNA window, taken from Pelagicoccus albus, encodes the following:
- a CDS encoding flavodoxin domain-containing protein — translated: MKLTVIYGTETGNCKGVAAKVAKKAEKNGVEIEVLDFADYDVDQLASIDNPLLIIISTWDDGAPPPKCVESFNKLMAREEALTNLHYTVLALGDTEYPLFCECGKQVDAKLSELGATKLLERTDLGSEFMVTYIGWSKRFWKTLAGVFGKTA